A genomic window from Leptolyngbya sp. BL0902 includes:
- a CDS encoding tRNA-(ms[2]io[6]A)-hydroxylase: protein MPIAATVKPATIKFLVEPTRMEWVDQALANFDTILLDHAQCERKAAGVALSLINRYPSDRELITALTEIAQEELAHFAQVHQWLERRGVPLRPLHPPPYGAKLREQVRPGEPHRQLDILLVSALIEARSHERLGLLAQHCPDPALAGFYRSLMASEARHYGAYWVLATGRFPRAEVDARLVELAEAESAILATLHPEPRIHS from the coding sequence ATGCCCATTGCCGCTACCGTTAAACCCGCCACGATTAAATTTTTGGTAGAACCCACCCGCATGGAATGGGTAGATCAAGCCCTGGCAAACTTTGACACCATCCTGCTAGATCATGCCCAGTGCGAGCGCAAGGCGGCGGGGGTGGCCCTGAGTTTGATTAACCGCTATCCCTCGGATCGAGAACTGATCACCGCCCTGACGGAGATTGCCCAGGAGGAACTGGCCCACTTTGCCCAGGTGCATCAATGGCTGGAGCGGCGTGGCGTGCCTCTGCGGCCCCTGCATCCGCCGCCCTATGGGGCCAAACTGCGGGAACAGGTGCGCCCTGGGGAACCCCACCGTCAGTTAGATATTCTGCTGGTGTCGGCCCTGATCGAAGCCCGCAGCCACGAGCGTTTGGGGCTGTTGGCCCAGCACTGCCCCGATCCGGCCCTGGCGGGGTTCTATCGTAGTCTCATGGCTTCCGAGGCGCGGCACTACGGAGCCTACTGGGTGCTGGCCACCGGGCGCTTCCCTAGGGCTGAGGTGGACGCCCGTTTGGTGGAACTCGCCGAGGCCGAAAGCGCCATCCTCGCCACCCTGCACCCCGAACCCCGTATCCACAGCTAA
- a CDS encoding GNAT family N-acetyltransferase: MSHDSLIPDPSLVPSHSERSSGSEASDYPPVPDYQDQFRQYHIRSWQPLDRQAAGSVIATVLAEYGLGWEPEGSDRDALEVEAHYWQTGGEFWVVFDGETLVGTAGYYPAHRGEKAVEIRKMYLRPSARGQGLGRYLLRQLEARIQQRGFRHIWVETASVLKEAVQLYETSYYLPAEGVETARCDRIYQKTLT, from the coding sequence ATGTCCCACGATTCCTTAATCCCTGATCCGTCCCTAGTGCCCAGTCATTCCGAACGTTCCAGCGGCTCCGAGGCGTCCGACTATCCCCCAGTACCCGACTATCAGGATCAGTTTCGGCAGTACCACATTCGGAGTTGGCAACCGTTGGATCGCCAAGCTGCCGGATCGGTCATCGCCACCGTGTTAGCGGAATATGGCCTCGGCTGGGAGCCTGAAGGCAGCGACCGAGATGCCCTGGAGGTGGAAGCCCACTATTGGCAAACCGGGGGCGAATTTTGGGTGGTGTTTGACGGCGAAACCCTGGTGGGCACGGCGGGCTACTATCCGGCGCACCGGGGGGAAAAGGCGGTGGAAATTCGCAAAATGTATTTGCGACCCTCGGCCCGTGGGCAGGGTTTGGGGCGATACCTATTGCGCCAACTGGAAGCCCGTATTCAGCAGCGAGGCTTTCGGCACATTTGGGTAGAAACGGCGTCGGTGCTGAAGGAGGCCGTGCAGCTTTACGAAACCAGCTACTATCTGCCCGCCGAAGGGGTGGAAACCGCCCGCTGTGACCGCATCTATCAGAAAACCCTGACCTAA
- the coaD gene encoding pantetheine-phosphate adenylyltransferase, producing the protein MIAIYPGSFDPITLGHLDIISRGSRLFERVIVLISHNPNKVPMFSIAKRIDQIQTSVRHLGNVDVDHFEGLTITYAHQHQAQVLLRGLRVLSDFEKELQMAHTNKTLAEDIETLFLATSTEYGFLSSSLVKEIAQFGGPIDHLVPDHVARDVYQCYVQTPPPSAPAKMDPPPNPAPMATPPTSSPASEM; encoded by the coding sequence TTGATTGCCATTTATCCCGGCAGTTTTGACCCCATCACCCTGGGGCATCTGGACATCATTTCCCGTGGCAGTCGGCTGTTTGAGCGGGTGATCGTCTTGATCTCCCACAATCCCAACAAGGTGCCGATGTTCTCCATCGCCAAACGGATTGACCAGATTCAAACCTCGGTGCGCCATCTGGGCAACGTTGATGTAGATCACTTTGAGGGGCTGACCATTACCTATGCCCACCAGCACCAAGCCCAGGTGTTGCTGCGGGGGTTAAGGGTCTTATCTGACTTTGAGAAAGAGCTACAGATGGCCCATACTAATAAAACCTTGGCCGAGGACATTGAAACCCTGTTTTTGGCAACGTCTACAGAGTATGGCTTTCTGAGCAGCAGCCTAGTCAAAGAAATTGCCCAGTTTGGTGGCCCCATCGATCACCTTGTTCCTGACCATGTAGCGCGAGACGTTTACCAATGTTACGTCCAGACCCCACCGCCCTCAGCTCCGGCCAAAATGGATCCGCCGCCGAATCCAGCGCCAATGGCAACGCCGCCCACCTCGTCCCCAGCATCGGAGATGTAG